A stretch of DNA from Thalassospiraceae bacterium LMO-SO8:
TCGCCGAACTGGCCAAGGGTAACTTCGTCACCGCCGAAAGCCATTTCCAGAAGGCCTTGCAGGCCAACCCGAAGGATGTTGACGCGCTGCTTGGTGCCGGCATCCTCTATCAGAATACGGGCCAGATCACGAAGTCGCGCCAGATGTACGAGGCCGTGCTGGCCCTGCGTCCGGAGGAATCTCAGCAGTTCGTTGTGTGGAACAACCTGGCGACGCGTCCGGCGTCGCAGATCGCCAGCGTCAACCTGTCGTTGCTCGATTCCGGCGAAGTGCCCAGCGCCGTGCGTCTGGGCCAGGCCCCGGCCGGGTTCCCCGGCGCCCCCGCCACCGTTTCCGCGTCGCCCACGGGCCGCGCCCCGGCCACCTCGTTCGGCGCGCCGCCGCCCATGACTTCGGCCCAGCCGCAGCAGGCCATGGCCGCCCCCGCCATGCCGGTGACCACCATGGATGCCTACTCCGGCGGCGACCAGAACGTGATTTCGCGCTTTTCGACCATGCGCGCCCTGAAGGATCAGGGCCTTGTCACGCCGCAGGAATATGCGACCCGGCGCCAGGCCAATGTCGGTGCCCTGTTACCGCTGACCTCGCCGCCGTCGTCGGCAGGGCTGGACCGGCCCGTGCCGACCACGGAACAGATTTCCGGGCGCCTGCGCGCCATCGGCCGCGCGCTGGAACTGCGGGCCATCTCCGTGTCGCAGCATGCCGCCGAACGCAACATGATCCTCGATGCCCTGATGCCGGCGGCACCCGTGCGCCTGGTCAATCCGGCGCCGCCGCCGCAAGGTCTGATGGAGGCCGCCGACATGGTGCGCCGCCTGGAACAACTGCGCGACAGCGGCTACATCTCGTCCGACGAATACACCCGTGAACGCGCCGCCATCGAAAAAGCCATGCAGCCGGAAGCGCCCAAGATGGTGTCGGCTCAGGCCGCCCCCACCAGCCTTGTCGACAAGGACAAGGCCGAGAAGATGGAAAAGCCGAAGGGCCCGCAGCCGGGTGTGCACCTCGCGTCCTATCGCTCGGAAAAGCAGGCGGAGGACGGCTGGAAGCTGATTCAGCGCCGTCACCGCACCGTGCTCAAGGATATGGAGCATGAGGTTTCCAAGGTCGATCTTGGCAAGAAGGGCGTCTATTACCGCCTCAAGGCCGGGCCGCTGAAGTCGGCGGGCGAAGCCAAGGGAATCTGCGCCGACCTGAAGAAGCGCCGCCAGTTCTGCGAACCGTCGACCGTCGGCGGCTGAACGTCGCCTTAGACCGCTTTGGAATCTTCCGTTCTTAGGCCCTTTGTCAGTTTCGACAGCGCGCGGCGCTGATTGCCGTCCGCATCGAAATTGTCCGGGCTGAGCCAGGATTCATGCGCCGCCTTGATGGCGGGCCACTCCGCATCCGTAATCGCGAACCAGGCGGAATTGCGGCTGCGGCCTTTGACCACCATATGGTTGCGGAACAACCCTTCATAGGAAAAGCCCAGGCGCTGCGCCGCCCGCCGCGACGGCGCGTTGAAGCCGTTGCACTTCCATTCATAGCGCCGGTAGCCGAGCGTATCGAAGGCATGAGCCATCATCAGATACATGGCTTCGGTTGCGAGAACGGTGCCCTGAAGGGCGGGCGAATAGGCGATGTTGCCGACCTCGATGACGCCGTTCGCGGGGTCGATGCGCAGGTAACTGGCGACGCCGAGGGCCTTGCCCGACGCGGGGTCGACGATCGCGAAGAACAGGGGGTCATCCCCGGCTTCGGCACCGGCCAGCCAGGTCCGGTATTCGGCGAATTCAGCGAAAGGCCCGTAGGCCATGTAATCCCACATGCGGCCGTCCGTGTCGGCGGTGTTGGCCTGCCACAGGTCCTCGCCATGGGCATCGGCGGACAGGGGCTCCAGGCGGCATCGCGGGCCGGTCAGGATGTCGCGGCCGGGGCGGGGGCGGGGTGTCCACTGAGGAAGCGGGGGGCCGAGGGGGCGGTCGGTGGTATCGGTCATGGCCGGGAAAATCTCCTAAGCGTTGATTGGGCGCTTGTATCCCGCGCGCTTGCGCTAGAATAGGTCCATTCCGGGCCACGCGAGAGGACCAAGGTGAGCAAGGCATTCGTGAACGAGGACGCGGCGGCGGAAGTCGATCTTGAGGATGAGATCGACGACGGCCCCGTGCTGCCGGCGGGATCGCGCAATCTGCTGACACCCGAGGGCCACGCGCGCCTGCAGGCGGAGCTCAAGCATCTGCGCCATGTCGAGCGGCCCAAGGTGGTCGATATCGTGTCCTGGGCCGCGGGCAACGGCGACCGCTCCGAAAACGGCGACTACATCTACGGTAAGAAACGCCTGCGCGAGATCGACCGCCGCCTGCGCTATCTGATGAAGCGACTGGAGATCGCCGAGGTCGTCGATCCGGCGCGCCAGACCAATCGCGATCAGGTGTTCTTCGGTGCCTGGGTGACCTTCGAGAATTCCCGTGGCGAGACGCCGACGGTGCGCATCGTCGGCGTCGACGAGGCGCGGCTGGAGGAAGGCGAGATCAGCTGGGTCTCGCCCATGGCCCGCGCCCTGATGAAGGCGGAGGAAGGCGACGTGGTCGCCGTGCGCACGCCTCAGGGCCTCGACGAGGTCGAGGTCATCCGGATTTCATACGCGGGACCGTGACGGGCGATCTGCCTAGGGGTGATAGACGTGCCCGTCCATGATGCGCCGGAAAGTGCGGTAGGCGGAGGTCGAGACCAGATTCCACGACCCGTCCGCGTTCTTCTTGGCATCGGCGCGGGTCGCCAGCACCCCTGACGGATTGCCGATCTTGAGGTCCCCCTTGGTGTCCAGATTGACGGCCATCTCGTTCAACAACGTGCCTTCGACGACCAGACCGGCGGAAATGCTCATGGCCCCCGTGACCTGAACCGCCCGGTGGATGTTTTCCATGGAGGCGACGCGCACCGCGATGGTGTAGTCCTCGGCGGCGATCTCCGTCCCCGCCAGGGTCTTGTAGGCGACCGGCGGGGCGATCAGGGCGACCCGGGGCGAGGCCTGGGCGGCGGCTTCCGGCGTCGCGGCCAGGCCGGCGCGCACGGCGGCGTCGCGGCGCACGTATTCCATGCCCGCCATGACCTCCTTCATGTCGTCGATGGCCATGGGCGATTCCGCGCAGGTCAGGCCGAAGGCGGCGGCGGGGACATAGACGCAGACCGAGGCGGCATCGACGATCGAGCCGGGGAACTCGCCGAACCCGGGGGCGGAGAAGGTTTCCTGCGGCTTGCCGGTCGGCAATACGCCGCGCCCGGCGGTGCCGGCCGGATCCATCCAGTCGAGGCGCATGGGCGCCCCCGTTCCGGAGACGCCGGGAATCTCCATGTCGCCGGTCGAGACGGCGCGGCCGTCCTGGACGGTGAAATGCGCGTGCACGACCTTCCTGGTGTTGGTGTTGAACATGCGCACCATGGCCGGGCCGTCCGCGACGGGAAAGATGCCTTCCTCGACGGCGAAGGGGGCGACGGCGGAGGTCATGTTGCCGCAGTTGGACGACATGTCGACCACGTCGTCGCGGATGCCGATCTGCGCGAAGGTATAGTCCACGTCGGCATCGTTGCGGGTCGAGCGTTCGACCCACATGGCCTTGGACAGGGACGAGATGCCGCCGCCGAGCCCATCCAACTGGCGGCCGTAAGGGTCGGGGCTGCCCATCACGGCGCGCAGCATGCGGTTGCGCTCCTCGATATCGGCGGGCACGTCCTCGGCGCGGAAGAACACGGCTTTCGAGGTCCCGCCGCGGAAAAACACGGCGGGGGTTTTGCGTTGCATGACGGTCATTCCTGGGCCTCCCAGGGCCGGGCTTGGTGGGCTTCGGCCGATTGTGGAAAAATTTTTGTGTTTCGCGCTGGACACGCGGTGCGGGTTCACCTATATCACCGGCCGGGCCACGCCGCTACATGGTGGTTTCTCTTAAATCAGGGGAAGCAATCAGGACGGCAGAGGATTTCGGCGAAATCCGGTCTGGCAACACTTGCCAGGGATGCCCGTTGCCGATAGTATAGGAACTTCGGTTCCCTTTTCGACGACGCCGCGCCAGGCGCCATTTTCGGGATTTCCCGGTTATGCGCGTGTGGGCTTGTGCGTCTCCAAAGTCGTCTCGGGGATCTGGGTTTTGGCTGTTTGACATTGTGGTTAAGGAAGGGATACGCGGGCGGCGTTTTTAGCGCTGTACGGGTAGGATTGGTCGCTGTTTAGGTTTAGGTGGCGATGACCTGTCTGTTTATCTGTGTATCTCTGTCTACTCGCTTGAGTGGGTTTCTGGTTTGGCTTTCGGGCTGAATTGGAAATTCATTTGAAGATGAAGTCAGTGAATCATGGAATTCCCTGAGCGGCTTCGGCTGTTTGGGGATTATGACAAACGGACGGGTTCTCAAGCTCAACTTGAGAGTTTGATCCTGGCTCAGAACGAACGCTGGCGGCAGGCCTAACACATGCAAGTCGAACGAGGTGCCGGAGCTTGCTCTGGTTACCTAGTGGCGCACGGGTGAGTAACGCGTGGGAACCTGCCCTTGGGTGGGGAACAACCGCTGGAAACGGCGGCTAATACCGCATACGCCCTTTGGGGGAAAGACTTCGGTCGCCCAAGGATGGTCCCGCGTCTGATTAGCTAGTTGGTGAGGTAACGGCTCACCAAGGCGACGATCAGTAGCTGGTCTGAGAGGATGATCAGCCACACTGGGACTGAGACACGGCCCAGACTCCTACGGGAGGCAGCAGTGGGGAATATTGGACAATGGGGGAAACCCTGATCCAGCCATGCCGCGTGAGTGAAGAAGGCCTTAGGGTTGTAAAGCTCTTTCAGTCGTGAAGATGGTGACTGTAGCGACAGAAGAAGCCCCGGCTAACTCCGTGCCAGCAGCCGCGGTAATACGGAGGGGGCTAGCGTTGTTCGGATTTACTGGGCGTAAAGCGCACGTAGGCGGATCGATCAGTCAGGGGTGAAAGGCCTGGGCTCAACCCGGGAACTGCCTTTGATACTGTCGATCTTGAATCCGGGAGAGGTAAGCGGAATTCCAAGTGTAGAGGTGAAATTCGTAGATATTTGGAAGAACACCAGTGGCGAAGGCGGCTTACTGGACCGGTATTGACGCTGATGTGCGAAAGCGTGGGGAGCGAACAGGATTAGATACCCTGGTAGTCCACGCCGTAAACGATGAGTGCTAGTTGTCGGGGGTTCGGCCTTCGGTGACGCAGCTAACGCGTTAAGCACTCCGCCTGGGGAGTACGGCCGCAAGGTTAAAACTCAAAGGAATTGACGGGGGCCCGCACAAGCGGTGGAGCATGTGGTTTAATTCGAAGCAACGCGAAGAACCTTACCAGCTCTTGACATACCAATCGCGATTGGGGGAGACCCCTTTCTTCAGTTCGGCTGGATTGGATACAGGTGCTGCATGGCTGTCGTCAGCTCGTGTCGTGAGATGTTGGGTTAAGTCCCGCAACGAGCGCAACCCCTGCCCTTAGTTACCATCATTAAGTTGGGTACTCTAGGGGGACTGCCGGTGACAAGCCGGAGGAAGGTGGGGATGACGTCAAGTCATCATGGCCCTTACGGGCTGGGCTACACACGTGCTACAATGGCGGTGACAGTGGGCAGCGATGGGGCGACCCTGAGCTAATCTCCAAAAACCGTCTCAGTTCGGATTGTTCTCTGCAACTCGAGAGCATGAAGTCGGAATCGCTAGTAATCGCGTATCAGCATGACGCGGTGAATACGTTCCCGGGCCTTGTACACACCGCCCGTCACACCATGGGAGTTGGCTTTACCCGAAGACGGTGCGCTAACTTCGGAGGCAGCCGGCCACGGTAAGGTCAGCGACTGGGGTGAAGTCGTAACAAGGTAGCCGTAGGGGAACCTGCGGCTGGATCACCTCCTTTCAAGGATGTTCTGGAAGACCTCTCACGGGGTGTTCTTGGACAATCCATGCAAGGCGCTTTGCTTTTACGAAAGCAAGGTTGCCAACTTCTATGCGCCTCGACCTGGGCGCGACCGATTTTTCCCGGCATCGTTCGAGACGCCGTCCACGTATCCCTTCCGCATTAAGATCTCTCGTGTTTTTGAGAGGTCTTTATAAATAAGCAGGGGCTTATCGGGCCTGTAGCTCAGTTGGTTAGAGCGCGCGCTTGATAAGCGTGAGGTCGGAAGTTCAAATCTTCCCAGGCCCACCATCCTGCTGGTTTGAGTGTTTTGCCGTGATGGCTTTAACCAAGGGGCCGTAGCTCAGTTGGGAGAGCGGTAGCTTTGCAAGCTTCAGGTCGTCGGTTCGATCCCGTCCGGCTCCACCAGTCCTTATTTTAGGCGAGGGGGAAGCGCTCGAGCGATATTCGTTTGGTACTTTTATGTACTGCTGTTTGACATTGTGAAGAGGAATTGGTTGTCACCGTTGTCCGTCGTTGTGCGGATGCGTGTGACACATATTCAAACCAAGTATTTGGTTTGACGCATCGGGCTCCTTCGGGGGCGCGGGGCTTTCGGGGTCTGCCTTCGGGTGGTCCTTGGCGGTTCCGTAGGTGCGGCAATACCGAATATTTTGGTCTGGCAAGTTTTGAATACCGCGGGCCGGTTGAGGTCTGGGGTTCCTGCACGGGGCCCCGTTCTGAGACCGGTTCGAGTTGAGTATCGAGTTTTCCCGTATGTATCCGTAAGGACGCGGTTCCTGACGGCATGAGGCACACAAAAGGCTCATGTTGGAAGGGGATTGCGGAAGACGCGGAACGGTCTGCCTTGCTTCGGCGAGGGGGTCCGGTCGGCTTATTCATGCGTATGGGGGACGTTCTCAAGTGTGACAAGAGCATCTGGTGGATGCCTTGGCGTCAAGAGGCGATGAAAGACGTGGCACTCTGCGATAAGCTTCGGGGAGGGGAGAGCACCCTTTGATCCGGAGATCTCTGAATGGGGCAACCCACCGCTTTAGCGGTATCGCATACTGAATACATAGGTATGCGAGGCAAACCCGGCGAAGTGAAACATCTCAGTAGCCGGAGGAAAGGACATCAACCGAGACTCCGTTAGTAGTGGCGAGCGAACGCGGACCAGGCCAGTGGCTGGATTGTAAGAACCGGAACCTTCTGGAAAGTAGGGCCATAGCGGGTGATAGCCCCGTACGGGTAGAAAGCAGTTCAGTCCTCGAGTAGGGCGGGACACGTGAAATCCTGTCTGAAATTGGGGGGACCACCCTCCAAGCCTAAGTACTCCTTGACGACCGATAGTGAACCAGTACCGTGAGGGAAAGGTGAAAAGCACCCCGACGAGGGGAGTGAAAGAGACCTGAAACCGGATGCTTACAAGCAGTGGGAGCCTCCTTGAGGGGTGACCGCGTACCTTTTGTATAATGGGTCAGCGAGTTGATTTTGCGAGCAAGCTTAAGCCGTTAGGTGTAGGCGGAGCGAAAGCGAGTGTTAATAGCGCGACGTAGTTCGTAGGATCAGACCCGAAACCCGGTGATCTAGCCATGAGCAGGTTGAAGGCGGGGTAACACCCGCTGGAGGACCGAACCCACCTATGTTGAAAAATGGGGGGATGACTTGTGGTTAGGGGTGAAAGGCCAATCAAACCGGGTAATAGCTGGTTCTCCGCGAAAACTATTTAGGTAGTGCGTCACGTATTACCGCCGGGGGTAGAGCACTGGATGGGCTAGGGGTCCCCACAGGATTACCAAACCTAACCAAACTCCGAATACCGGTGAGTAGAGCGTGGCAGACAGACTGTGGGTGCTAAGGTCCATGGTCGAAAGGGAAACAGCCCAGACCGCCAGCTAAGGTCCCTAAGTCATGGCTAAGTGGGAAAGGATGTGGGAAGGCCAAGACAACCAGGAGGTTGGCTTAGAAGCAGCCATCCTTTAAAGAAAGCGTAACAGCTCACTGGTCTAGTTAAGCCGTCCTGCGCCGAAGATGTATCGGGGCTAAAGCCATGCACCGAAGCTGCGGACTTCTCTTCGGAGGAGTGGTAGCGGAGCGTTCCGTAGGCCTGCGAAGGTGATCCGTGAGGATTGCTGGAGGTATCGGAAGTGAGAATGCTGACATGAGTAGCGACAAAGAGTGTGAGAGACACTCTCGCCGTAAGTCCAAGGGTTCCTCGGCAAGGCTAATCCGCCGAGGGTGAGCCGGCTCCTAAGGCGAGGCCGAAAGGCGTAGTCGATGGGAACCTGGTTAATATTCCAGGGCCTGGCGGAGGTGACGAATGGTGGAAGTAGTTCCGGCTTATTGGATTGTCGGGGCTGCGAAGCCGTTCCAGGAAATAACCCCGCCGTATAGACCGTACCCCAAACCGACACAGGTGGACTGGTAGAGCATACCAAGGCGCTTGAGAGAACGATGTTGAAGGAACTCGGCAAATTGCACCCGTAACTTCGGGATAAGGGTGACCCGTCTTTGGGCAACCAGGGGCGGGTGGCACAGACCAGGGGGTGGCGACTGTTTACTAAAAACACAGGGCTCTGCGAAGCCGCAAGGCGACGTATAGGGTCTGACGCCTGCCCGGTGCCGGAAGGTTAAGAGGAGAGGTGAGAGCTTTGAATCGAAGCCCCGGTAAACGGCGGCCGTAACTATAACGGTCCTAAGGTAGCGAAATTCCTTGTCGGGTAAGTTCCGACCTGCACGAATGGCGTAACGACTTCCCCACTGTCTCCAACATCGACTCAGCGAAATTGAACTCTCCGTGAAGATGCGGAGTACCCGCGGTTAGACGGAAAGACCCCGTGCACCTTTACTACAGCTTCAGAGTGGTATTAGGGAATGACTATGTAGGATAGGTGGGAGGCTATGAAGCATCGGCGTCAGCTGGTGTGGAGCCATCCTTGAAATACCACCTTTTTGTTCTCTGATATCTAACCGCGGCCCATGAACCTGGGTCCGGGACCCTCTGTGGCGGGTAGTTTGACTGGGGCGGTCGCCTCCTAAAGAGTAACGGAGGCGCGCGATGGTGGGCTCAAGCCGGTCGGACATCGGCTGTTGAGTGCAATGGCATAAGCCCGCCTGACTGCGAGAGCGACGGTTCGAGCAGAGACGAAAGTCGGTCATAGTGATCCGGTGGTCCCGCGTGGAAGGGCCATCGCTCAACGGATAAAAGGTACGCCGGGGATAACAGGCTGATCGCCGCCAAGAGTCCATATCGACGCGGCGGTTTGGCACCTCGATGTCGGCTCATCACATCCTGGGGCTGGAGCAGGTCCCAAGGGTTCGGCTGTTCGCCGATTAAAGTGGTACGTGAGCTGGGTTTAGAACGTCGTGAGACAGTTCGGTCCCTATCTGCCGTGGGTGTTCGAGACTTGAGAGGATCTGCCCCTAGTACGAGAGGACCGGGGTGGACGGACCTCTGGTGGACCTGTTGTGGCGCCAGCCGCATAGCAGGGTAGCTAAGTCCGGCCGGGATAACCGCTGAAAGCATCTAAGCGGGAAACCCTCCTCAAAACCAGGTCTCGCTTGAGAGCCGTGGAAGACCACCACGTTGATAGGCCGGGTGTGGAAGCGCAGTAATGTGTGAAGCTGACCGGTACTAATGGCTCGATTGATCTTGAGAACCCCTCCATACGTATGGATAAGCAAAACCCATACAGGGGAAACCGATACTCGGTATTCCCGACTTGCCAGACTGTTCTTGGAATATGCCCAACGAATATAACGAATATGCGCGAACCCGGTTTGACGACCTGGTGGTTATGGCGGAAGTGCCCCACCCGATCCCATCCCGAACTCGGCCGTGAAAGCTTCCAGCGCTGATGGTACTGCGTCTTAAGGCGTGGGAGAGTAGGTCGCCGCCAGGTCTTCAAACCGGGTTCCACCCAATTCCTCTTCATAATCTCCCGCGCAACCGCGCGGACCATTCCAGGCGCCGCAGGCGTCCCAGCACAGACAGTGCTATTCGGTGACGCGGGGTGGAGCAGCCCGGTAGCTCGTCAGGCTCATAACCTGAAGGTCGCAGGTTCAAATCCTGCCCCCGCAACCAATAAAAAACGCCCTAACCTCAACAGGTTATGGGCGTTTTTGTTTGGCCAAAGCACAGGCCCAAAAAGCCAGGGGTCAACCTATGGAAAGCAGGCGAAATCTGGGTTCTGCAAGGTTGAACAAGATCAAAGGGCGATGCGAAGGTGATTCAAATCTCGACGCAGAACCGATCATGACCCGTATGATGCGCTGTTCCGGGGTTAAGTCAATTGGGCTTGATACCGGCGGTGACCAAATGTGACGGTCTCAGCCCTTGCCCGAGCCCTTCTTCTACCGCAGTTCCCGAAACAGCGGCGTCGTACCGAAGGCCCTTGGCGTCAATGACTTGAGAACAATTATAAATGCGTCATAGGCCAATTTCTCGGACCAGACAAACATGAAGGCCGTGATGCCGGACATCGCAAATTGCAGGGGCAAGTTAGGCCACTAAAGACCGCAGAACTCCTCGATGGAAAAACCGAGTTCACGACCAAGCAGAATGAACCGCAGACGCGCCACTTGTGTATCGCCATAGCTGCGGTATCCCGTGGCAGTGCGCGGCGGTTCGGGCATCATGCCGATCATCTCGTAGTAGCGAATGGTCTCCAGGTTACTGTCCGTCCACAGCGCGAGTTCAGCGCGCATCAACCTCTTCCTGGAAACGTGATTACCCATGCAGACAAAAAACCTTTTGTACTTGCGGTTACTGCAGATCTTGCCTTAGTGGGTTTTAATCACGAAGTAAACAATGGAAGGTGAAGGGACGAAAGGTGGCAAAAGGTCATCACCCGACGAAATGCGTGATTATCCGTGATGGCCGCTTTTCGTCCCTAAGAGTCCTTGCTCAGCCCGGTTGCCCGCACGAGAGCCCTCATTCCCAGCTATTTAGATTCAGTCTCGTCAATTGGCGAATTCGAGACAGGTTGTAAGCGACGAATGCCTCGCCTCATCTTACGCTGGTAATAGCGTATCCCTTGCCTGATTGCACGAAGTCGAAATCGACGGTATTGCCGACATTGAGTTTTTCCAACAGGGTCTTATCAATGACCATGAAGCCCATCGTCATGGACGGCCAATTCAAGGTTGCGACGGGTTCGTGGGCCAACGTCACCATGCCACTGCTACCATCGACCTTGGTCACCTTACCCCTTGTGGAATGGACCGTTTGGTCGGCGACAGGTTTGTCCATCCTGTTGTTTTCCATGGTGCCCATTGGCATGTCGTTCATCATCTTTTGCTGAGCCGTGGCCGGGGCCGCGGCTATCGCCAGGATGGCGGCACAAACAACGATCCATGATGTCTTCATTGAATTCTCTCCTAAGGTTGGTGAAAAGTTACGAACTGGGTTACGGTACCGCCGGTTGACCTGAAGATGTTCATCACGCGGCATCGGCACGCGATGGAGCACGTTGGTCCGCCACCCGCCATCCTTTGCGCCGTCGGCGCATTAGGTAGTAGGCGGCGGGAATCACGAACATTGATAACAGAGGGGCGGTGATCATACCGCCGACCATCGGCGCGGCGATGCGCTGCATGACCTCACTGCCGGTCCCGACGCCCCACATGATCGGCAACAGGCCGGCCAAAATCACCGCCACCGTCATGGCTTTCGGCCGCACACGCAGCACCGCGCCTTCCCGAATGGCGTCGAGCAAGTCGTCCTCGCTTGTCAGACCTTGTTCAATCCGCGAGGACCATGCTTGCTTCAGGTACAGGAGCATGATGACGCCAAATTCGGCCGCCACACCCGCAAGCGCGATGAACCCAACCACACCCGCGACGGAAAGGTTGTA
This window harbors:
- the greB gene encoding transcription elongation factor GreB; amino-acid sequence: MSKAFVNEDAAAEVDLEDEIDDGPVLPAGSRNLLTPEGHARLQAELKHLRHVERPKVVDIVSWAAGNGDRSENGDYIYGKKRLREIDRRLRYLMKRLEIAEVVDPARQTNRDQVFFGAWVTFENSRGETPTVRIVGVDEARLEEGEISWVSPMARALMKAEEGDVVAVRTPQGLDEVEVIRISYAGP
- a CDS encoding tetratricopeptide repeat protein, which codes for MTGRRLMARFAFVAVATVGIGACGALQESQIFTDTFWAGSPLKQNDEAELGIAELAKGNFVTAESHFQKALQANPKDVDALLGAGILYQNTGQITKSRQMYEAVLALRPEESQQFVVWNNLATRPASQIASVNLSLLDSGEVPSAVRLGQAPAGFPGAPATVSASPTGRAPATSFGAPPPMTSAQPQQAMAAPAMPVTTMDAYSGGDQNVISRFSTMRALKDQGLVTPQEYATRRQANVGALLPLTSPPSSAGLDRPVPTTEQISGRLRAIGRALELRAISVSQHAAERNMILDALMPAAPVRLVNPAPPPQGLMEAADMVRRLEQLRDSGYISSDEYTRERAAIEKAMQPEAPKMVSAQAAPTSLVDKDKAEKMEKPKGPQPGVHLASYRSEKQAEDGWKLIQRRHRTVLKDMEHEVSKVDLGKKGVYYRLKAGPLKSAGEAKGICADLKKRRQFCEPSTVGG
- a CDS encoding PrpF domain-containing protein, whose product is MQRKTPAVFFRGGTSKAVFFRAEDVPADIEERNRMLRAVMGSPDPYGRQLDGLGGGISSLSKAMWVERSTRNDADVDYTFAQIGIRDDVVDMSSNCGNMTSAVAPFAVEEGIFPVADGPAMVRMFNTNTRKVVHAHFTVQDGRAVSTGDMEIPGVSGTGAPMRLDWMDPAGTAGRGVLPTGKPQETFSAPGFGEFPGSIVDAASVCVYVPAAAFGLTCAESPMAIDDMKEVMAGMEYVRRDAAVRAGLAATPEAAAQASPRVALIAPPVAYKTLAGTEIAAEDYTIAVRVASMENIHRAVQVTGAMSISAGLVVEGTLLNEMAVNLDTKGDLKIGNPSGVLATRADAKKNADGSWNLVSTSAYRTFRRIMDGHVYHP
- a CDS encoding copper-binding protein yields the protein MKTSWIVVCAAILAIAAAPATAQQKMMNDMPMGTMENNRMDKPVADQTVHSTRGKVTKVDGSSGMVTLAHEPVATLNWPSMTMGFMVIDKTLLEKLNVGNTVDFDFVQSGKGYAITSVR
- a CDS encoding GNAT family protein translates to MTDTTDRPLGPPLPQWTPRPRPGRDILTGPRCRLEPLSADAHGEDLWQANTADTDGRMWDYMAYGPFAEFAEYRTWLAGAEAGDDPLFFAIVDPASGKALGVASYLRIDPANGVIEVGNIAYSPALQGTVLATEAMYLMMAHAFDTLGYRRYEWKCNGFNAPSRRAAQRLGFSYEGLFRNHMVVKGRSRNSAWFAITDAEWPAIKAAHESWLSPDNFDADGNQRRALSKLTKGLRTEDSKAV